Sequence from the Zeugodacus cucurbitae isolate PBARC_wt_2022May chromosome 2, idZeuCucr1.2, whole genome shotgun sequence genome:
ttatgtgaacaaaactataatactctcttagcaacttttgttccgagagtataaaaaatataagaattttattattaaacaaataaaatatttcctatCTCTAACTAATAACCTTTCATCATACATTTTCAGAATACTTACGGATCGTGATCCCGATTATCAGAAATTGGCAATTAAAGGCTTAATTGGCAGTTCAAAGCGTGTGCTTTCCGGCACCAAAAAGGAAGATAAAATCCAATCCATTAAAGAAGGTGTCAAGATACTAGAAGATTTCTTGGAAAAGTTTGAAACAGAGAATTTGATCAAAAATAATCGCGCCTACCTCGCATATTCGGTTATTGAACAGTTACCCGAAGCGAAAGATGCGCTTGCAGCAGAATTCGTCAAAGCCTACGGCGGTTCCAAAGCCAAGGGCAATTACAAGCATTTACGCACCATGTATCCCGAAGATGATGATTCGACATCATGGGATATCATACGCAATCGGAATATTGCGAAGTTATTGGAGAAACTTAAGGCTGAGGAGTCGAAATTATTTGATGCTGAAAGTGGTGAGCCAACAGAAATTCATCTCGAACTGATACATTGGGCCTACAGTCCACAACCAGACAAAGTGAAAGCGTATGTGGAGAAGAATTCCAAGAGAAAGGCTGAGAAACGTAAAATTGAACGAAATGATAGCTCGAGCTCTGATGAAGATGATAGTGAAGGCATGGATGATGATGAGGATGATGAAGATAATGGCGAGACAccagaaaagaagaagaagaaggaataaattacatatatttttgttgtttataaaaCCAATGTTGAAAGCAAAACGTATGGACATGGCATACATataagcacatatgtatgtatttacacataGATGATCATGTCAATATTTGCTAAGTAAATAGGTGCTATATGAGTACTCGAACAATagataataattacaaatatgaaaAGTTTCTGTACTTACTCTTTTGAAGTGCTgctatacatgcatatactatGTGTCTATATGTAAATTACATAtctcatatttacatacatatctacatacgttACGCACGTTTTGGAAtgaaaaatttggcaaaaataaagtttaactATTCGTATTCGGGTATAATCCCGCAAATACTCTCTTTATTCACTTTATTCATTGCTAGTCATAATCATGCCATACAATCGcctaaaatatacacacatactataCTTTAcatcatacacacatatagagTACATAtcctgttgttattattgttgttttaatttttatgatttttagtaTTTATGAATTGGACTGCTATAGAAAATACTATCACTATTTGCTCGCGCACCAGCGCCGCTCAGTTGAGTCATAAGGCTTCTTTCTCTTTCGCCTTGGCTGTGTTCCATTGTGTGATCCACATTGATCCCCAAGTCATTTCTGCTCAATAAATTACCGTTAGGGGTAAGTGGTTCTGGTATATTTTTGGATGCAGTTAAtgttactgctgctgctgcggccgcCGCTGCTGCCGCTGTGGACAAGATATGTGTGTGGTGTTCACTTTTCGTTGTGGTCGCTGTGTTGTTAGACGCACTCGCCAAATGTCCATAGGCCATATTGAAAAGTGCTTCTGGATCGCATACAAAACGGTAGACATAACGTTCACCGTTCACCTTCTGCATAATTCCCTTCTCATAGTAGTAACGCAGACTGCGCGAGAGTTTGTCGTAATTCATGGCGGGCCGATTCTTCTGCAAGCCCCAACGACGTGCCACCTCCTCCGGTTCGATGAGCTTAAACTCCATGCCGCGTCCCGTCCAAGCAATACAGCTGGAGCTAATTGTACGATAGAAATGTAACAATCAAATCAATATTTGTCCGAAGAACTTACCTCGTGGTGGGCTCATCTAGCAAAGCCACCAGAAATTGCCATAACTGCAGTGAACCGCGTCGTTGCGACACTGTTTGACTGGTGGAAATGGCATTGTTGTACAGACCATCGTATTTAAGATCTCCATCGGTTGATGAAACAGTGGTCGAGTCCACAGTGACTGGGCGCAGCGCATAGGTTGTGGATATAGTCGAATTATAGGGGCTCTCGTATTTGAGTTCGACATCCGTCGAGCTCGTAGATGCCAACGTTAGTGATGCCGTGGGTGATAGTGAACCGTTACCACGTAGTCCATACGAGTTACCGTTTGTTGTACTGTAAGGGTGTTGATGATACATGCTTGCCGCGGCGCTGCTGGAGAGTATGGATCCATGTCCGAATTTGAAAGCCGACGGGTGCGCCGATAAGTGGCCACCGGTGTGTGGTTGATGCAACATGCTAGAGTGTACATGTGGGTGACTGGTTGTGTGGCTATGTGCGTGCGTTGGCAGCGAATGTTGTGTAGCGGGGTGCGCATGTGGATGCggctgtatatgcatatgtgaggGGTGATGTGATAACTGCTGATGAGAATGACCACTGAGATGTGTTGTAGTCGAATCGGGATGCTCCTCTTTGGTGCTGTGGTAGTGGTGAGTCATAGGTATCATATTCGTAGTGGCAGGAGTTGTTGGATTGCTACAGAATGCCAGTGCTGGTTCTGTTTAGAGGAAatgtttcattttcaataaaattttatattgggTATTGGAACTTGAAGTTGCTTCAGAAACTAAAATTAATCAATTTGATACAAAAAGTATATAACTAACGACTTCGGCTTTAAAAAAGTTAGACATAAACTATTCATTACTACTTTAAAAGCTGCTCAAAGAAACTATGGTGACATACAgacaatttttgttaaataaaataaatttttgagaatGACAAGGATATATGTATACCTCTAATTATGTAACAGCTACTACATTATATGAGTTTCAGATTTGTAACGGAAAAAAATGGTCCTAAGAATGATTTCTGATTTAATTTTGAGTGAGATTTCTTCGTCAAATAATTTCTTCTAGAAGAATTTCAATAattcttttacatatgtacatacatccacTTTAACATCACATCACATTAAGATTTGAGGTCGATTTTTGAGTGTTTTCATAAAGtcgatttttttggttaaagtacctttaaatttcaaaattacataGTTGGTAGAATAGCGAAACACATGTTTTCCTTATCCAACTCGCTGTAGTGTCGAAGAGTTCGGATTAGTTAGTTAAAGCACGTACAATTTTTCTCGAAACTGAAGATTTCAAATTGGGTGACGTTGGTATTCGGAGACAATCGTATGTTTCCCTCAACTTGAAAATGTATTTAGCTTTAcagttttgttttgttattgcaaCTTTTTTGAGTTTCCAGAATCATCGTCGCCCTTAACAGCTCTATTGAAAGGGGTGATTCGTAGATCtctgtattatttttgtattaaaatttcaatatattaattactacttctatgtatttaataaatactaaGAGTGTGAAGTTGTGTTTCAGGTCTCTGAATGACTTAGCACCCATTCTACCAAATATCACGAACTTTCGTAATACTTTAGAAGTGAATTTAAATTCGGCCCATAACATAGCCTTTTCCACTAGAGAAGAGTGAGCTAAGGCAAggtggacaaagattcagaaATAAGTATCTACATAAACGGATCCAAATTAGACAAACGAGTGGGAGGggtgtttacataaaaattagATACTAGAATCGCCTTCGGGATACTGAATAATTGAAGGCCGGATCAAAGCGAattactgcaattaaagaaagtctTCTCGTTATGTCAAAAAGATTGTTAACGACAAGACTGGTAGCCAAGCGGTTTTAAAATCACTAATATCCCTCAtagaaaatagtaaaagaaTGTCTGGAGGCACTaacatcatatttcacgataaaccAGCAATGGGTTCCAGGAGGTTGTGATATTCCTGGAAACTGCGAAGCCGAGGAACTAGCTAGACGGGGCACCATCTTACAGTTGGATGCCAATAAAGATGGAATTTACATACCTCGGAGCAGATATTTAATCGACAAACATGCTGTCTCGGTGGAAACAATCCCAGATCTCCGCAAAAAACATACAAACGTGGTCCGAGTAGAATAAAACTCGAATAGCCGCCTATTGAAATCTAAAGGAAAGACATACGAACCCATTGGGATACACGCTAGGAGACTGTTGATACCTTACAATggttactgcagaagctgctaagaagtagaagaagaagaagatactaTAACACATCTTCTATGCGGAAGTAAGActctttatagaaaaatatcgcAATTTACTCTTCCGACGGTTTTACAATGGACCTTCCAAAGGCTAGTTGCGTTGACAGACAACCACTAAACCTATCGTAACACTCTTACAAACTTGggaagattttaaattttatatttgtttttttttttgtacttatttgAGCAGTGTTATAAGGTAACAAAGATTTCTAAACTTTTTAGTTAATTCCTGATTTAACCTAACCAAAAAATGTATGATACACAACGTCATGAATTAAGTGTAGGGCCAacgtttataatttttgtttataatttttaagccACAACATTAATTAAACATATATCATTTCTTTCTaaaaaactaatataaaaaaCCTAGAATTCAACTTCCTTGGCCATCTAACGGGTATTAAGAACAGTTTGTATGTAAAAGGCCTGTCAACAGTAATTATACACCTGACTTCACATAACTCAGCAAACTTGTTTTTCTTTCCCTAATTGTTTTCCCACATTTAACCAGTATTAAGAGTATATCCACTCTTTTCACTCCACATTTAATGTACTCTTAAATGTTCAATATGTTATACAtttacacccacacacatagcTTGGCCGTAATGCAACAGCTAATCACAGCAACAATTTACACGTTTGAAATGACGAAGTACAGATGGATgtctattaaaaattcaaaggaTCCTTGGCTCGCCGTGCATAATCCATCAGCTACGTAATTTTGCATGGCAAAACAAAAAtctttttcacaacaacaacaacagcgtattATATGCGAGccaatatataaaacattaaaacgATTGGAATGGAAGAGCAGTATCATGAGCAGGTCCCTAGGGGGAGGGCAGCACTCATGCTCGTAGTTTACCAAATGCTTCGTTATAAAGAGGGTTGAAGATGGTTGGCATTAAAAAAGCAGAGCGTTTATGTTGATGTTAAAGGTGATGCGGATTCTTATTTGATTTGATGAATCTTTGGTGAAAAGTAACAATATTCTATTTGTTGTACATTTAATTATGGTAAACAAGAGATGGAGGTACATATAGTAGAGATTGAATATATAGCCCTGATATTccgcagaaaaatataaataaaatgctttccGGCAATTATTGATTTTCAAGCGAGCGTGTTGACATTCCAATAAGTCAGCTATATCGCTTATCAATTGGATTAGCGATTATGCGGTTGCtctcttcatacatacatatgtacatatatactcctATATTGAATGtggtaaatttaaatattttcatttgtggTTGCACTTGAAAATCGTGCCGCGTATTTTTTATtagatacaaattaaataaaaacaaattgaattataatcacacgcgctacaacaacagcaaatgcggTTAAAGCATAAAGCCGCTCTGGCAGGTggcttatgtatatgtatatgtatgtgtgtgtgttcagaGTTGCGTTGCATGCTGCTGCTTGATGGCTACACAATATGcagataatttaaataaatgaaactcCTGGTTATATGCCACCTGCGTAGCTGTCTACTGATGACTTACTTTTGttacatttataaatgttttttttcctCCGCGCGATTTCATATACTATTTTCGATatgctatattttatattggtATGACGTAGCGCTGAGaagatttttatgtaaattcgaATTATTTGCTTGTCTCTTACCTTGGTCTTGGTTCTTTTTAAGAATCCCTGCGGGTGGTGTTGTTGGTGGGAATCTTGAAGGGTGGCAGCATTTTGAATAAgatacaatacaacaacatgTACATATTAATGACTTAAatattttggtgaaaaattgaacaacaataaagcaagtTGATTGGCGAAAGCAagtaaaaaattgtcaaaaaatatgtcAAAGGTGGTGTTCAACGCGATTTTCCCCCGATAGCTTTAAATAATGATTAAAATAACTTGTTGGTTTCACTACTCGCTGTGCGTAGTCACTTTGATCTTAATCGCTAATGGTATCTCAGTGTTGTCAGCACAGAAAGTGTGGCATATAACGTAAATAAGTATAACGGCATTTTCACCAAATGTTAACTTACGAATAATTGCGTTTCACCAGGTGactacacatacagacatacatactcgCATAACTGCGAGTTTATCAATTTCACTTGTACTTCATTTGTGGTGATTTCGTGACTTCACTCACACTCACGGCGCTGCAACTGGCTGTGCCTTTGCTTACCTGTAACAATAAGGATGTGTCACAGCGGGAATATCGAAGAAAGCTGTTGAGGATGTTCTTTCATGACGTGCTCCTTTGGCGCTTGCTGCAAGTGGCATTAAAGTTGAAGAATtacatgaaaaagaaaaaaattgttcaatgaGTGTGTGCATATACTTGTGTACAGTATGCTGTATATTGCTATATAAAGATGTTTGCATTTACCTTCATAAAAAAATAGAgtaattcacatattttttgctatattcctaaatatgttttcatatattataaatgaataatacattatttgttttgaaaaatattggacAATAAAAAATGCTTTTGTGCAACAAAATTGATTAAGATTAACACGCCGCAGGGAGCACTGCAATTCATTCAAATGTTTAACATATGAGTATATTATGGTGAAAGTCAATGACTGTTAGAATTGTTACAGTTTTTTGTTGGATCTAGGTATATTTAAAGGGATTCAGCCATTAGCATAATGGTTGTTTTTGTAACCAAAAACTAAACCAGGTAGATAtaaagtcatatataccaaactgatcaggatgatgagacAAGTTGAAATCTGGATATCTCTCTGTCCGTCTTTCGATGTAAGCCTGGAGTAAAACCTAaggtatcttgatgaaattccCTTATCCTTTGGCACCATGGCAGGATTGGATTATTGAGTAAATGAGCGATTCGGACGCCTACAAGATattggtaaatctttcagaattTTGATAGAAATTCAGAAGTAATAATTTTCTTCCATTAATGTGCCTATGTgctaaaaattagtaaaatcggataattaaatactttcctagctctcatatccctaaattatgattttcaaactttcggTCGGcttcataccgtatatatcagttaatatgtatgtgagaTAACAAAATTAGGTGAACGTATAACTATGGATGTAGCGTAACTTTATGGAGAAAATTAGAGTAATTTGTCAAGGAATTACTACAGcctttatacgagtatatactatAGTATGCGcatatgatattgatatcatcgaaagcaacaaccgcaccgtttgttctgctttttcccgcatgtaTAAGGAGGCAaaacgaatgggtctggaggtgaatgaggacaagacgaaatatctcctgtaatcaagcaaacagtcggcgcactcgcgtcttggctcccacgtcactgttgacagtcataacttcgaagtcgtagatagtttcgtctacttgggaaccagcgttaacaacaccaacaatgtcagcctcaaaatcaagcgcagaatcactcttgccaacaggtgctactttggactgagtaggcagttgaaaagtaaagtctgcTCTCGGCGAACCTAaattcaaactctacaagtcgcttatcattcccgtcctgctttatggtgcagaagcttggacgatgtcaacatcagatgagacgacactaggagttttcgagaggaaggccttcgctccgttggagggaccaggtggagagcgacctggttacacctggaatctccaactggcgcggttcaacgccaatcacatacatacatgcgaaTATAATGATTTCGTGCTATtcgttattttgaaatttaaatttttcgattttggaagataacttcgaaaatggagaaaccacattttttacttatgaaCTTTGAGAGAGAACGTGAATACAACTTAAAAGATCTGAAAATGGATTCAAATGGAAAGCTGTATAATTCGttcgatatgtacatatgtaagaccGCTATCTAACTCTTCCATAATGAATACACATCCTTACATACACTTCCAccaaaatcattatttattctttgacttattaaattttaaaggcATCACCATCGCATAGCTTCAGGCAATGAAAGTAAATTGCTGGGGAAATTTTGAAGGgtggcaaaatatttatttaacaaacaaacaagcaaaacgTTGATATTCACGATTATGAAAGTTAtgcacacagcaacaacaaacaaataaaccagAAGTTAAGTAAAATAACGAAAAGatacataaacatattaaaaaccatgtttgctaaaaaaaataacCGGTTGCTAATATGATATTGCaataaaagtataaacaaaagtccacattaataataataatgtgtgGGAATATTTGATAGCCAATAAGTGAGAGGATGCAATTGTGCACTTTGTTCATTCTCTAATCCACTGTGCGGACTTGATttcgaatatgtatgtatatttatgtatttgttgtatgtgtTGGTGTACTTGCCTGAtggcgatgttgttgttgcatgtacgCGGGCACTAAGGTATCCATCGGTGGAGCTATCGAGTCCAAATTTTCCAATCGCTGTCGGACTTGCCGACGCGGATGCAGTCGCCGAAACGGATGTGGTGGCCGAGACGACTGGCGGTGTATACATAACCAAATCTTCGCTCAATGGctgatggtgatgatgatgatgatgatggtggtgATGATGCGGATGCGAATGGGCGTGCACATGGGCGTGTGCATACCAATGCTCTCTGCTCAAATCTGCTTTAGTATTTACATAGGGTAAAGAGCAGTATATTAGGCGGCGTATACGAATT
This genomic interval carries:
- the LOC105218755 gene encoding ETV5-related protein Ets96B; the protein is MAPMLHAPRYQHPQQTITNYATNVGILENLQLEDVVDSEAYSRTNNDAIASVSNEISSTAITSARALTTTSIQGMTKSTYSHSNNNNNNSNHTRNTATRAEQEECTEPAHSPMEADQNVEMPSTTYKSPCCLTFPLPPVQMQSLAPTLSITTPLPTAAAAVATNDLSREHWYAHAHVHAHSHPHHHHHHHHHHHHQPLSEDLVMYTPPVVSATTSVSATASASASPTAIGKFGLDSSTDGYLSARVHATTTSPSASAKGARHERTSSTAFFDIPAVTHPYCYRFPPTTPPAGILKKNQDQEPALAFCSNPTTPATTNMIPMTHHYHSTKEEHPDSTTTHLSGHSHQQLSHHPSHMHIQPHPHAHPATQHSLPTHAHSHTTSHPHVHSSMLHQPHTGGHLSAHPSAFKFGHGSILSSSAAASMYHQHPYSTTNGNSYGLRGNGSLSPTASLTLASTSSTDVELKYESPYNSTISTTYALRPVTVDSTTVSSTDGDLKYDGLYNNAISTSQTVSQRRGSLQLWQFLVALLDEPTTSSSCIAWTGRGMEFKLIEPEEVARRWGLQKNRPAMNYDKLSRSLRYYYEKGIMQKVNGERYVYRFVCDPEALFNMAYGHLASASNNTATTTKSEHHTHILSTAAAAAAAAAAVTLTASKNIPEPLTPNGNLLSRNDLGINVDHTMEHSQGERERSLMTQLSGAGARANSDSIFYSSPIHKY
- the LOC105218736 gene encoding uncharacterized protein LOC105218736, with protein sequence MSDAANGESKFGFKDKEKAEETLQLLESHDMQYRKLTVRGLLGRAKRVLTMTKAEEKVKNINAAIGVFEKWLEENGGGAANKNAKTDKEDKVETVPGLGFKDKAAAEATLRILTDRDPDYQKLAIKGLIGSSKRVLSGTKKEDKIQSIKEGVKILEDFLEKFETENLIKNNRAYLAYSVIEQLPEAKDALAAEFVKAYGGSKAKGNYKHLRTMYPEDDDSTSWDIIRNRNIAKLLEKLKAEESKLFDAESGEPTEIHLELIHWAYSPQPDKVKAYVEKNSKRKAEKRKIERNDSSSSDEDDSEGMDDDEDDEDNGETPEKKKKKE